A single Numenius arquata chromosome 15, bNumArq3.hap1.1, whole genome shotgun sequence DNA region contains:
- the BORCS7 gene encoding BLOC-1-related complex subunit 7, which translates to MAAGGAADAQARFGHSVKGLLTEKVTSCGTDVIALTKQVLKGSRSAELLGQAARNMVMQEDAILHSEDSLRKMAIITTHLQYQQEAIQKNVEQSSNLQDQLSHLLK; encoded by the exons atggcggcggggggcgcggcgGACGCCCAGGCGCGCTTCGGACACTCGGTGAAGGGGCTCCTGACGGAGAAGGTGACGAGCTGCGGCACCGACGTGATCGCCCTCACCAAGCAGGTGCTGAAGGGCTCCCGCAGCGCCGAG CTCCTGGGCCAAGCTGCCAGAAACATGGTGATGCAAGAAGATGCCATCCTGCACTCGGAAGAC AGTTTAAGGAAAATGGCCATAATAACCACTCATCTACAGTACCA ACAAGAAGCAATTCAGAAGAA TGTCGAGCAGTCGTCAAACCTACAGGACCAGCTGAGTCACTTGCTGAAATGA
- the CYP17A1 gene encoding steroid 17-alpha-hydroxylase/17,20 lyase encodes MLLLATLLLALALLCAWGLAHQRASSGTGTGRPRSLPALPLVGSLLQLAGHPQLHLRLWSLQSRYGSLYALWMGSHYVVVVNSYRHAREVLLKKGKAFAGRPRTVTTDLLSRGGKDIAFASYGPLWKFQRKLVHAALSMFGEGSLALERIICQEAASLCETLSAAQDMALDMAPELTRAVTNVVCSLCFNSSYRRGDPEFEAMLEYSQGIVDTVAKESLVDIFPWLQIFPNKDLALLKRCLKVRDQLLQQKFTEHKEAFCGDTVRDLMDALLKVRLSAENSSSPAPGLELTDDHLLMTVGDIFGAGVETTTTVLKWAVLYLLHYPEVQRKIQEEMDQKIGLARHPNLSDRPLLPYLEATISEVLRIRPVSPLLIPHVSLADTSIGEYSIPKGARVVINLWSVHHDEKEWDRPEEFNPGRFLDERGQHIHSPSPSYLPFGAGIRVCLGEVLAKMELFLFLAWVLQRFTLECPQDQPLPSLEGKFGVVLQVQKFQVKARLRDAWRVAS; translated from the exons ATGCTGCTGCTGGCcaccctgctgctggccctggccctgctctgcGCCTGGGGGCTGGCACACCAGCGAGCCTCCTCAGGGACTGGGACAGGGCGCCCGCGGAGCCTGCCGGCTCTGCCGTTGGTGGGGAGCCTGCTGCAGCTGGCCGGGCACCCCCAGCTCCACCTGCGGCTCTGGAGCCTGCAGAGCCGCTATGGCAGCCTCTATGCCCTCTGGATGGGCTCCCACTACGTAGTGGTGGTCAACAGCTACCGGCACgccagggaggtgctgctgaagAAGGGGAAGGCTTTCGCCGGACGGCCCCGCACC GTGACCACAGACCTGCTGTCCCGGGGGGGCAAGGACATCGCCTTCGCCAGCTACGGGCCCCTCTGGAAGTTCCAGCGCAAGTTGGTGCACGCCGCTCTCTCCATGTTCGGGGAGGGCTCCCTCGCCCTCGAGAGGATCA TCTGCCAGGAGGCCGCGTCCCTGTGCGAGACACTCAGCGCTGCGCAGGATATGGCCCTGGACATGGCCCCCGAGCTCACACGGGCCGTCACCAACGTGGTCTGCTCCCTCTGCTTCAACTCCTCGTACCGGCGCGGGGACCCCGAGTTTGAGGCCATGCTGGAGTACAGCCAGGGTATCGTGGACACCGTGGCCAAGGAGAGCTTGGTGGACATCTTCCCCTGGCTCCAG atcttccCCAACAAGGACCTGGCCCTGCTGAAGAGATGCCTCAAGGTCCGGgaccagctgctgcagcagaagtTCACTGAACACAAG GAAGCCTTCTGCGGGGACACCGTGAGGGACCTCATGGATGCTCTCCTGAAAGTGAGGCTCAGTGCCGAGAATAGCAGCTCCCCAGCACCGGGGCTGGAGCTGACTGACGACCATCTCCTCATGACGGTGGGGGACATCTTCGGGGCCGGCGTGGAGACCACCACAACTGTGCTCAAATGGGCTGTGCTCTACCTGCTCCACTACCCGGAG GTCCAAAGGAAGATCCAGGAGGAGATGGACCAGAAAATCGGCCTGGCGCGTCACCCCAATCTCAGCGACCGCCCACTGCTGCCCTACCTGGAGGCCACCATCAGCGAAGTGCTGCGCATCCGGCCCGTGTCCCCCCTGCTCATCCCACACGTGTCCCTTGCCGACACCAG CATCGGGGAGTACTCCATCCCCAAGGGTGCCAGGGTCGTCATCAACCTCTGGTCCGTGCACCACGACGAGAAGGAGTGGGACAGGCCCGAGGAGTTCAACCCCG GCCGCTTCCTGGATGAGCGGGGCCAGCACATCCACTCGCCCTCGCCCAGCTACCTGCCCTTCGGGGCCGGGATCCGCGTCTGCCTGGGCGAAGTCCTGGCCAAGATGgagctcttcctcttcctggcctGGGTGCTGCAGAGGTTCACGCTCGAATGCCCCCAGGACCAGCCCCTGCCCTCGCTGGAGGGCAAGTTTGGCGTCGTGCTGCAGGTGCAGAAGTTTCAGGTGAAGGCCAGGCTGCGGGACGCATGGCGAGTGGCCTCATGA
- the AS3MT gene encoding arsenite methyltransferase, giving the protein MAAPCGEQIHREVQDYYGKRLQKSEDLKTNACITLAGPLPKAVRDALERVHEEVVARYYGCGLVIPECLTSCRILDLGSGSGRDCYLLSQLVGERGHVTGIDMTKGQVEVAKKHIAYHMDKFGYQKPNVEFLQGYMEKLGDAGLADESYDIVISNCVINLAPDKRAVLREAYRVLKPGGEMYFSDIYASQQLSEAVRKHKVLWGECLAGALYWRDLYSIAEEVGFSPPCLVTASPVTIGCKELEDIIGDCRFVSATFRLFKVPGSSRAGPGQVIYNGGIVGHERELVFDANFTFKEGEAVDVDAEMAAILRSSRFAEEFLIRAGGANAATPQGCCQKGVKEKICDPFQLLERLAAPGPACCAGGTCGPSGCC; this is encoded by the exons A TGGCAGCCCCCTGCGGAGAGCAGATCCACCGGGAGGTGCAG GATTACTATGGCAAAAGGCTGCAGAAGTCAGAGGACCTGAAGACCAATGCGTGCATCACCTTGGCTGGGCCCCTTCCCAAGGCGGTGAGAGATGCTCTGGAGCGTGTCCATGAGGAGGTGGTGGCCAG GTACTACGGCTGTGGTCTGGTGATCCCCGAGTGCCTGACATCGTGCCGGATCCTGGACctgggcagcggcagcggcagagACTGCTACCTGCTGAGCCAGCTGGTTGGGGAGAGGGGCCATGTCACCGGGATAGACATGACCAAGGGCCAG gTTGAGGTGGCGAAGAAGCACATTGCTTACCACATGGATAAGTTTGGCTACCAAAAGCCAAACGTGGAGTTCCTTCAGGGATACATGGAGAAGCTGGGTGATGCCGGGCTGGCTGATGAGAGCTACGATATTGTCAT ctccaacTGCGTGATCAACCTCGCTCCTGACAAGAGGGCTGTGCTGCGGGAGGCCTACCGCGTGCTGAAG cctggaggagagatgTACTTCAGCGACATCTATGCCAGCCAGCAGCTGAGCGAGGCCGTCCGGAAGCACAAGGTGCTGTGGG GGGAGTGCCTGGCGGGAGCCCTGTACTGGAGAGATCTGTACAGCATTGCCGAGGAGGTGGGGTTCAGCCCCCCCTGCCTGGTCACCGCCAGCCCCGTCACCATTGGCTGCAAGGAGCTGGAGGACATCATCG GCGACTGCCGCTTCGTCTCTGCGACTTTCCGCCTGTTCAAGGTGCCGGGTAGCAGCCGGGCTGGGCCAGGACAGGTCATCTACAACGGTGGGATCGTGGGGCATGAGCGAGAGCTGGTGTTTGACGCCAACTTCACCTTCAAG gaaggagaggcagtggaTGTGGATGCCGAGATGGCCGCCATCTTGCGGAGCTCTAGGTTTGCGGAGGAATTCCTGATCCGAGCTGGCGGGGCCAACGCTGCCACACCACAGGGCTGCTGTCAAAAGGGGGTGAAG GAGAAGATCTGCGATCCCTTCCAGCTACTGGAGCGGCTGGCGGCCCCAGGTCctgcctgctgtgctggtggCACCTGTGGTCCCTCGGGTTGCTGCTGA